TGGACCTGCCTGATGCCCCCGAGCTGGCTGAGCTCGCCCGCCCCCAGCTGGAGGAGCGTGGCTATCGCGTGTTCGAGATCAGCACCAAGACAGGCGTGGGGCTCAACGAGCTGAAGTTCGCCATGGCCGGGATCGTCGCGGATCGCCGCGCCACCGCCGAGGCGCAGGAACCGCCTAGGAAAGTGCTGCGTCCCAAGCCGGTGGGCCGGGTTTCTTTAGATGACTCATTCACCATCGCCAAGAAGGGCGACGGTCAGGGAGGGTTCCTGTGGCGGGTCAGGGGGATGAAACCGGAACGCTGGATCCGGCAGACCGACTTCAGCAATGCTGAGGCGGTCGGCTACCTGGCCGACCGGTTGAACCGGCTGGGGGTTGAGGAGAAACTTCTTGAGCTGGGCGCCCGGGAGGGGGACGCGGTGGCCATCGGTGGTGAGGACGCCGTCATCTTCGACTTCGCGCCGCAGATCGACACCGGCGCGGAGATTCTCTCCCGGCGTGGCGAGGATCCGAGGCTGGAGACCGAACGCCCAGCCGTCACCAGGCGTCGTGAGGCTGATGCTGAATACCACGCCAGGAAGACGCGCGAGGTTCTCGATGAGAGCTGAGGTCATAGCTGCGCGGCGCCTGGTGGTGAAGGTCGGCTCCTCGTCGCTCACAGGCGACCAAGGCCACCTGGATCCGGAGCGCGTCAAGGCATTGGCGTCGGATATCGCTGCACTGCACAACCAGGGCAGGCGAGTGGCGCTGGTGACATCCGGGGCGATCGCCTCGGCGCTCAGCCCGCTGTCTTTGAACAGCCGCCCCAGGGATCTCGAAACCCAGCAGGCCGCGGCCGCGGTGGGGCAGGGCATCCTGATCCGGCACTACACCGAGGCGTTTGCCTCGCACGGGCTGCTGGTGGCGCAGATACTGCTCACCGCGGGTGACTTGCAGGATGGGCGCAGCTACCGGAACGCACTGAACACCGTCTCCCGGCTCTTCCGGTTTGGGGTGGTGCCCGTGATCAACGAGAACGACACGGTGGCCACAGGGGAGATCCGCTTCGGTGACAACGACCGCCTAGCCGCGCTGACCGCTCACTTGATCCGGGCCGATGTCCTCGCAATCTTCAGCGACGTGGATGGCCTGTACACCGCTCACCCCGCTGAGCCGCAGGCACGGCTGATCTCTCGTGTCCATGACCTTTCCGCGCTGAACATAGACACATCCACAGTGGGTTCCCGCGTCGGTACCGGCGGGATGCGCACCAAGGTGGAGGCCGCCAGGATCGCGACCGCCGGGGGAGTGACGGTTCTGCTGGCCCACTTCGACCAGCTCGCCGCGGTACTGAGGGGCGAAGAGGCCGGCACCCTGTTCGAGGCTGTTGGACGCAGGCGACCTCGCCGGTTGCTCTGGCTGGCTCATGCAGCCGATGTCTGCGGTGTGCTGCGTATCGACTCAGGGGCCGTACGCGCGATCATCGACGGGCATGCCTCATTGCTTGCCGCCGGGGTCGACAGCATCGAGAGAGATTTTGAGGCCGGTGATCCCCTCGACATCACCGGGCCGGATCACAGACTCGTGGCCCGTGGGCTGGCTGACTGCTCCACCGCCGAACTCAAGAAACGGATGCGCGACGGCGGCCTGGCGGTGCACCGCGACCTGCTGATCGAGATCAGCTGACTCCGGCCAGCCGGCTTCTGTCGGCAGGCTCTCTTATACTCCATTCATGGATTTCCGGTTCCAAGCAATGGCTGCCCGCGCTGCCAGCCGGCAGCTGGCCACCCTGACCCGCGACGCGAAGGATGATGCGCTGCGTGCCATGGCCGACTCCCTGGCGTCGACCGGGGAGCAACTGCTGGAGGCCAACGAGGCCGATGTGTCGGCTGCACGCGAGGCCGGCACTCCAGAAGGTGTGATAGACCGGCTTCGCCTAGACGCGGCCAGGATCGCTGCGATGGCGCAGGGGCTACGGGATGTGGCCTCACTTCCCGACCCGGTGGGTGACCTGGTGCGTGGCTGGCGCCTGGGCAACGGCGTCGAGGTACGGCAAGTCCGGGTTCCTTTTGGCGTGGTCGGGATCATCTACGAGAACCGTCCGAATGTCACGGCCGATGCCGCAGGTCTGTGCCTGAAATCCGGCAACGCCGCGTTGCTGCGTGGCTCCAGGTCGGCCATCGAGTCGAACCGGGTGTGTGTGGCGGCACTGCGTACAGGCCTGGAGGCTGCTGGAATAGACGCCCATGCCGTCTCACTGGTCGAGGGCGGGCGTGAGGTCACCGGCGAGATGATGGCGGCCCGTGGACTGGTCGATGTGCTGATCCCTCGTGGTGGGGCTGGGCTCATAGCGGCGGTGGTTGAGGGCGCAAAGGTCCCGGTCATTGAGACCGGCACCGGTAACTGCCACCTCTACGTGGATGCATCGGCTGATGTCGGAAAGGCGATGGCGGTACTGCTCAACGCGAAGACGCAGCGTCCCAGCGTCTGCAACGCCATCGAGACGCTTCTGGTGCATCGCGAGATTGCTGGGGCGCTGCTTCCCCGGGCCCTCGATGCGCTCAAGGAGGCCGGGGTTACCGTCCACGGCACTCCTGAGGTACAGGTTTTCGGCGATGATGTGATGCCAGCCGGGGCGGATGAATTCGATTCCGAGTACCTTTCACTGGACCTGGCGGTGAAGGTGGTGGCCAGCCTCGATGAGGCCATCGCGCACATCAGGCAGCACAGCACAGGGCATTCCGAGACCATCATCGCGGAGTCCCGGGCCTCAGCAGACCGGTTCGTCGCTGAGATCGATGCTGCGGCCGTGCTGGTCAACACCTCCAGTCGTTTCGTCGACGGTGGTGAGTT
The sequence above is drawn from the Arachnia rubra genome and encodes:
- the proB gene encoding glutamate 5-kinase, yielding MRAEVIAARRLVVKVGSSSLTGDQGHLDPERVKALASDIAALHNQGRRVALVTSGAIASALSPLSLNSRPRDLETQQAAAAVGQGILIRHYTEAFASHGLLVAQILLTAGDLQDGRSYRNALNTVSRLFRFGVVPVINENDTVATGEIRFGDNDRLAALTAHLIRADVLAIFSDVDGLYTAHPAEPQARLISRVHDLSALNIDTSTVGSRVGTGGMRTKVEAARIATAGGVTVLLAHFDQLAAVLRGEEAGTLFEAVGRRRPRRLLWLAHAADVCGVLRIDSGAVRAIIDGHASLLAAGVDSIERDFEAGDPLDITGPDHRLVARGLADCSTAELKKRMRDGGLAVHRDLLIEIS
- a CDS encoding glutamate-5-semialdehyde dehydrogenase; the encoded protein is MDFRFQAMAARAASRQLATLTRDAKDDALRAMADSLASTGEQLLEANEADVSAAREAGTPEGVIDRLRLDAARIAAMAQGLRDVASLPDPVGDLVRGWRLGNGVEVRQVRVPFGVVGIIYENRPNVTADAAGLCLKSGNAALLRGSRSAIESNRVCVAALRTGLEAAGIDAHAVSLVEGGREVTGEMMAARGLVDVLIPRGGAGLIAAVVEGAKVPVIETGTGNCHLYVDASADVGKAMAVLLNAKTQRPSVCNAIETLLVHREIAGALLPRALDALKEAGVTVHGTPEVQVFGDDVMPAGADEFDSEYLSLDLAVKVVASLDEAIAHIRQHSTGHSETIIAESRASADRFVAEIDAAAVLVNTSSRFVDGGEFGFGAEIGISTQKLHARGPMGLPELTSTKYIINGDGQVRR